In one Candidatus Nomurabacteria bacterium genomic region, the following are encoded:
- a CDS encoding superoxide dismutase, with the protein MMKTYEAKTFALEELEGLSAKQIEEHLKLYAGYVKNTNALIEKIETHKKNSESMMIELSELTRRMGFEWNGMRLHEIYFSQFEKGGESATALQDALAAQYGSFEAWKQQVTATGMMRGIGWVLLINDKESGNLHTIWVSDHEYGHLAGTDILFAMDVWEHAYTVDYTPTQRGAYIEAFWKNLNWSKVEARYSR; encoded by the coding sequence ATGATGAAAACCTACGAAGCAAAAACCTTTGCTCTTGAAGAGCTCGAAGGCCTCAGCGCAAAACAAATCGAAGAACACCTTAAGCTCTATGCGGGCTATGTCAAAAATACTAACGCTCTCATCGAGAAAATTGAGACGCATAAGAAAAATTCTGAGTCGATGATGATCGAGCTTTCAGAGCTCACGCGTCGCATGGGCTTTGAATGGAATGGCATGCGTCTCCACGAAATCTATTTTTCACAATTTGAAAAAGGTGGAGAATCAGCAACAGCACTTCAAGACGCTCTCGCAGCTCAATACGGCTCATTTGAAGCCTGGAAGCAGCAAGTAACGGCTACCGGCATGATGCGTGGCATTGGCTGGGTCTTACTTATTAACGACAAAGAATCAGGCAATCTCCACACGATTTGGGTAAGTGATCACGAATACGGCCATCTCGCAGGTACGGACATCCTCTTTGCAATGGATGTTTGGGAGCACGCTTATACCGTTGACTACACTCCAACTCAACGCGGAGCCTATATCGAGGCTTTTTGGAAGAATCTCAATTGGAGCAAAGTAGAGGCTCGTTACTCCCGTTAA
- a CDS encoding magnesium transporter CorA family protein: MYSMYFRSLKEEALTEIKTHKSGVWIRSENPDKKELAKLVSQFDLEPGHLHDATDPLEVPRLEVEDKTVYLFTRIPVKDDGTAVTVPILIAYTTDNIVTVSNRKLTSIDQWISRDKTIITTQRTKLLLQILQHINTAFVTHVNTIARQIRAISLQLHTADIKNREISQLVAYEGVLQDFMSSLIPTNAILTQILSGRIIKLYEEDKDFVEDLVLSTNQLVELCRANLKTIVSLREATATIMTNNLNRVIKLLTSLTVILMIPNLITGLYGMNVKLPFDQHPLAFFIVFGTIVTSTVFTFYIFLRNRWL; this comes from the coding sequence ATGTATTCGATGTACTTTCGCTCATTAAAAGAAGAAGCCCTAACCGAAATAAAGACGCATAAGAGCGGTGTTTGGATTCGTTCAGAAAATCCAGATAAAAAAGAGCTCGCTAAGCTTGTTTCTCAGTTTGATTTGGAACCCGGTCATCTGCACGATGCGACAGATCCGCTTGAGGTACCACGTCTTGAGGTAGAAGATAAAACCGTATATCTTTTTACTCGTATCCCTGTAAAAGATGACGGCACAGCGGTGACCGTTCCGATCCTTATTGCCTATACTACTGACAATATCGTGACTGTCAGTAATAGAAAACTTACGTCTATCGACCAATGGATCAGTCGTGACAAGACTATTATCACCACTCAACGTACAAAACTTTTATTGCAGATCCTTCAGCACATTAATACCGCTTTCGTTACTCATGTAAATACCATCGCGCGTCAGATTCGCGCCATTAGTTTACAACTCCATACGGCCGACATTAAAAACCGTGAGATTAGTCAGCTCGTTGCCTATGAAGGAGTCTTACAAGACTTCATGTCATCCCTTATCCCAACGAATGCAATACTTACACAGATACTTTCAGGTCGCATTATCAAGCTTTACGAAGAAGATAAGGATTTTGTCGAAGATCTTGTCTTGAGCACAAATCAACTTGTCGAGTTATGTAGAGCCAATCTCAAAACAATTGTCTCGCTTCGCGAAGCCACGGCAACCATCATGACGAATAACTTGAATCGTGTGATTAAACTCCTTACGTCTTTAACGGTTATTTTGATGATTCCAAATCTCATTACTGGTCTTTATGGGATGAATGTAAAACTACCTTTCGACCAACATCCGCTCGCCTTCTTTATTGTCTTTGGGACCATTGTTACATCTACCGTCTTTACCTTCTATATCTTTCTCCGTAACAGATGGCTTTAG
- a CDS encoding ABC-F family ATP-binding cassette domain-containing protein, which produces MSVLLHTEGLSKTLGARVLFHEGTFAIYEGLKIGLIGRNGAGKTTLMKMLAGVEKPDSGTIVVHPGTRVAYLSQHVAFKGDETVLHYLERISYKAEWECSKIAGAFDLKKEKLHVPVSSLSGGWQMRVQLAGLLLHDPNLLLLDEPTNYLDVQTQLLLEEFLRNWNGAVLVISHDRSFLMNVCDHTMEIDQGDITLYDGDVNTYEAFKEERLAFNIKFNQKIDQQKKHLMDFVTRFGAKATKATQAQSKLKQIRKLKPVEIKQRLKSTNIRIQSTDPRKTFAVKAKDLVVGYDDRIIARDGNFEIDRGQKVAILGENGAGKSTLLKTLGGTLEKIDGTFTWNNRIEIAYYDQFSAATLHPKDTIGDYLKRQAGYLEAEDVLRMAGAFLFKLEDLDKTVSVLSGGERARLVLAGILLKAPDALLLDEPTNHLDLETVETLADALHRWNGTVLFISHSRSFVNLLATRILEVKDKAIRNFPGTYEEYLYALSLEAGIPQEKQDDDVITETVNKKERHEKRKELLRNVQKLEKQLEDLELEREILMKSILTDPTKIDVERDRRLQTLATIITHTESEWLKTQEEVQKIEERP; this is translated from the coding sequence ATGTCCGTTCTCCTTCATACCGAAGGTCTTTCGAAGACCCTGGGTGCTCGCGTGCTTTTTCACGAGGGTACTTTTGCCATATATGAAGGACTAAAAATAGGCCTTATTGGCCGAAATGGCGCCGGTAAAACGACCCTTATGAAAATGCTGGCTGGTGTAGAAAAACCAGATTCAGGTACTATCGTTGTCCATCCAGGAACCCGAGTCGCCTACCTCTCGCAGCATGTTGCCTTTAAAGGCGATGAAACCGTTTTACATTATCTAGAGCGCATTTCTTACAAAGCTGAATGGGAGTGTTCAAAAATAGCAGGTGCTTTTGACCTTAAAAAAGAGAAGCTCCATGTACCCGTGTCATCACTCTCTGGTGGTTGGCAAATGCGCGTTCAGCTCGCTGGGCTTTTGCTTCATGATCCAAATCTCCTTCTTCTTGATGAACCAACTAACTATCTTGATGTACAAACCCAGCTTCTTCTTGAAGAGTTTTTACGTAACTGGAATGGCGCTGTTTTAGTCATCTCGCACGATCGTTCTTTTTTGATGAACGTTTGTGATCACACCATGGAGATTGATCAAGGCGACATCACACTCTACGATGGCGACGTAAATACGTATGAAGCGTTTAAAGAAGAGCGGCTTGCTTTCAATATCAAATTCAATCAAAAAATTGATCAGCAAAAAAAGCATCTGATGGATTTTGTCACACGTTTTGGTGCAAAAGCGACGAAAGCAACACAAGCCCAATCAAAGCTCAAACAAATTCGTAAATTAAAACCGGTTGAAATCAAGCAAAGATTAAAAAGTACAAATATCCGCATTCAATCAACAGATCCGCGAAAAACGTTTGCGGTAAAAGCGAAAGACCTCGTTGTTGGATATGACGATCGAATCATTGCTCGTGATGGAAATTTTGAAATTGATCGTGGTCAAAAAGTCGCGATTCTCGGTGAAAATGGCGCAGGTAAATCCACTCTTCTTAAAACACTTGGCGGAACGCTCGAGAAAATTGATGGCACATTTACTTGGAATAACCGTATTGAAATCGCTTACTACGATCAGTTTTCTGCAGCAACACTTCATCCAAAAGACACGATTGGAGACTATCTCAAACGACAAGCAGGCTATCTTGAAGCTGAAGATGTTTTGCGTATGGCTGGTGCCTTTTTATTTAAGCTCGAAGATCTTGATAAAACCGTCAGCGTTTTATCAGGAGGCGAAAGAGCGCGTCTCGTACTCGCTGGTATTCTTTTGAAAGCTCCTGATGCTCTTCTCCTTGATGAACCAACGAACCATTTAGACTTGGAAACCGTTGAAACATTGGCGGATGCTCTTCATCGCTGGAACGGCACCGTGCTCTTTATTAGTCATAGCCGTAGTTTTGTTAATCTTCTTGCGACGCGTATTCTTGAGGTAAAGGACAAAGCTATTCGCAACTTTCCTGGTACATACGAAGAGTATCTTTATGCACTGAGTCTTGAAGCAGGCATTCCACAAGAAAAACAAGACGACGATGTTATTACAGAAACCGTAAATAAAAAAGAACGTCACGAAAAACGCAAAGAACTTTTACGCAATGTCCAAAAACTTGAAAAGCAATTAGAAGATCTCGAGCTAGAAAGAGAAATACTCATGAAGTCTATTCTCACTGACCCTACCAAAATAGATGTTGAGCGCGACCGCCGATTACAAACACTCGCTACAATTATCACCCATACAGAAAGCGAATGGCTTAAGACCCAAGAAGAGGTACAAAAGATTGAAGAACGTCCATAA
- the amrB gene encoding AmmeMemoRadiSam system protein B, whose translation MKRLVGVSLIVFFVLLLTLRLPATEEVVEQLPATKPTIQKTLIPINDQPEFYIDYGLSFIKQDQPMIDSKILLVPHHLLPVKQIGEAFASAPNEKRVILLAPDHFSGCPTFVCTTEADFSYQAITIPTVAAEQSPITKSDFLFTREHAIRGLLPFLKKRWPESELIPITIKADADVETIDRLAQWILTELQRGDTYLVATIDLSHYLPAYLADIHDLVTIRDLLTPDPERWKPMEIDNPPIARIVQTLSRDLGLKGSVQSHTNSLRLVQSKKEREGTSHVIIRYSNEGEVPEEVSTILYTDPSRKIYSIEDRYYWGFDQIITTSTKQDWAEVITPTTTTRIDLPFERIDGLNKPVIDSVQAR comes from the coding sequence ATGAAACGATTGGTTGGCGTATCGCTTATAGTATTCTTTGTATTGCTTTTAACGCTACGATTACCGGCAACAGAAGAAGTAGTAGAGCAACTCCCAGCAACAAAGCCAACCATACAGAAAACACTTATCCCTATTAATGATCAGCCTGAGTTCTACATTGATTATGGACTATCCTTTATTAAGCAGGATCAACCAATGATTGACTCTAAAATACTACTTGTCCCTCATCACCTGCTCCCCGTTAAACAAATTGGTGAAGCATTTGCGTCGGCGCCAAATGAAAAACGCGTTATTCTGCTAGCACCAGATCATTTTTCTGGTTGTCCAACTTTTGTCTGTACAACCGAAGCTGACTTCTCCTATCAAGCAATCACGATACCTACAGTAGCCGCAGAACAATCTCCTATCACGAAATCAGATTTTCTCTTCACACGAGAGCATGCTATCCGTGGACTGCTGCCTTTTCTTAAAAAGCGTTGGCCTGAATCTGAACTCATTCCCATTACTATTAAAGCAGATGCTGACGTTGAAACGATTGATCGTCTCGCTCAATGGATACTCACCGAACTCCAACGAGGCGATACCTATCTCGTTGCAACCATTGATCTTTCACACTATCTCCCTGCTTATCTTGCCGATATTCATGACCTCGTCACCATCCGAGATCTGCTGACACCAGACCCAGAGCGCTGGAAACCAATGGAAATTGATAATCCGCCTATCGCTAGGATTGTCCAAACGCTCTCGAGAGACCTAGGTCTTAAAGGTAGCGTTCAAAGCCATACCAATTCATTGCGCTTGGTCCAATCTAAAAAAGAACGCGAGGGCACAAGCCATGTGATTATTCGTTATTCAAACGAAGGCGAAGTACCAGAAGAAGTTTCAACCATTCTTTACACTGACCCAAGTCGAAAGATCTACAGCATAGAAGACCGTTATTATTGGGGGTTTGATCAAATAATCACAACGTCGACAAAACAAGATTGGGCTGAGGTTATTACCCCAACGACCACCACACGTATCGATCTACCCTTTGAACGAATCGATGGATTAAATAAACCTGTCATCGATAGCGTACAAGCTCGTTAA
- a CDS encoding RluA family pseudouridine synthase: MPKTSPTLKWTVTEDQVDMRLDHFLTQETDKTRSSLQNAIKKGLVTVSGQKPTVHRFLRLGDEIIFTPEVKPTALERAEEKVKNPELRLPTLASILIDTHPDYYVINKPAGLMVHPDNRGEGDTLVDVILTAEPEIVKVGEDPSRPGIVHRLDKDVSGLMLIARTQKGFDALKDEFAQRNVKKTYIVLVHGALPHDEDDIKFRIARSTSKARMAALPQNDSEGKAAWTHYRVLERFRVATLAEVEILSGRTHQIRAHMHALGCPVIGDGLYTIKKTEFDRTKSPKLLLQSVGIQFTDPETGERKSYTIERDPAFAQVMADLPR; this comes from the coding sequence ATGCCAAAGACCTCCCCGACACTCAAATGGACTGTCACAGAAGACCAAGTTGATATGCGCTTGGATCACTTCTTGACTCAAGAAACGGATAAGACCCGTTCGTCTTTGCAAAACGCGATTAAAAAAGGCCTCGTTACGGTAAGCGGTCAAAAACCGACGGTGCACCGCTTTTTACGTTTAGGTGACGAAATTATTTTTACACCAGAAGTAAAACCAACCGCCCTTGAACGCGCCGAAGAAAAAGTAAAAAACCCAGAACTACGCTTGCCAACGCTTGCGAGCATTTTAATTGATACACATCCAGATTATTACGTTATCAACAAACCAGCGGGACTCATGGTTCACCCTGATAATCGTGGCGAAGGTGACACCTTGGTTGATGTTATTTTGACGGCAGAACCAGAGATCGTAAAAGTTGGTGAAGATCCATCACGTCCTGGTATTGTGCATCGTCTTGATAAAGATGTAAGCGGCCTCATGCTTATCGCTCGTACGCAAAAAGGCTTTGATGCTCTTAAAGACGAGTTTGCGCAACGTAATGTAAAGAAAACCTATATCGTTCTCGTACACGGAGCACTTCCACACGATGAAGACGATATCAAATTTCGTATCGCACGCTCGACAAGCAAGGCTCGTATGGCGGCACTCCCCCAAAATGACAGCGAGGGTAAGGCCGCTTGGACACACTATCGCGTCTTAGAACGCTTTCGTGTTGCAACATTAGCGGAGGTAGAAATTTTAAGTGGTCGCACGCACCAAATTCGTGCTCATATGCACGCCCTTGGATGCCCTGTTATTGGCGACGGTCTCTATACCATTAAAAAAACCGAGTTTGATCGCACAAAGAGTCCAAAACTTCTTCTGCAAAGTGTTGGGATTCAATTTACTGATCCCGAGACAGGAGAAAGAAAAAGCTATACTATAGAACGTGACCCTGCTTTTGCGCAGGTGATGGCCGATCTCCCACGTTAA
- a CDS encoding guanylate kinase has protein sequence MSRTSLFLIAGNSATGKSTLVKTLLKKSNLELARCITTTTRPMRRGEVQDSSYHFISNERFQSLIKKQAFVEYATVFGHCYGTQKADLEKLLKAKKNVLLILDKVGIKSVLEIYPEAMLIMLTAKRETIKNRLIKRGTDPKEIRDRLSHLKEEKELLPLADLVIATDQTTPRQVAGQVDAFIHHIVT, from the coding sequence ATGTCTCGCACCTCGCTCTTTCTTATTGCTGGTAATTCAGCCACAGGCAAATCAACGCTTGTAAAAACATTGTTGAAAAAATCAAATCTTGAGCTTGCTCGATGCATCACAACCACAACACGCCCCATGCGTCGTGGTGAAGTTCAAGATAGTTCTTACCACTTTATTTCAAACGAACGCTTTCAGTCATTAATAAAGAAACAAGCTTTTGTTGAATATGCCACCGTTTTTGGGCATTGCTACGGAACACAAAAAGCTGATTTAGAAAAACTTCTAAAAGCAAAGAAAAACGTACTTCTTATTTTAGACAAGGTCGGTATTAAATCCGTGTTAGAAATCTATCCTGAGGCGATGCTCATCATGCTTACAGCAAAGCGTGAAACCATTAAGAATCGTCTCATAAAACGTGGCACTGATCCAAAAGAGATTCGAGATCGGCTCTCCCATTTGAAAGAAGAAAAAGAGCTCCTACCTTTAGCAGATCTCGTTATCGCAACCGATCAAACAACACCAAGACAAGTAGCGGGACAAGTAGACGCGTTTATTCATCATATTGTTACGTAA
- a CDS encoding Ig-like domain-containing protein, whose protein sequence is MMKRMTLAWLTAFVLPLSVQAATIPVDPNLSTSGADKLEVKADGIDSARISINLKNTNFGSVEGAVVSLTSSRGPIDDISPEETTTSLSGRASFTVKSLKNGTSVLPLAITAPFLTSQSPLFLKTV, encoded by the coding sequence ATGATGAAACGAATGACTCTTGCATGGCTCACGGCTTTTGTACTCCCGTTATCGGTACAAGCAGCAACCATTCCAGTTGATCCAAACCTTTCGACTTCTGGCGCTGATAAACTTGAGGTAAAAGCTGATGGCATAGACAGTGCTCGCATCTCAATCAACTTAAAAAATACAAATTTTGGCTCTGTAGAAGGCGCTGTTGTATCGTTAACATCTTCACGTGGACCAATTGATGATATTTCTCCCGAAGAAACAACGACATCACTAAGCGGTCGCGCTAGTTTTACGGTAAAGTCACTAAAAAACGGCACGTCTGTTTTACCCCTAGCTATAACGGCACCGTTTTTAACAAGCCAGTCACCATTATTTTTAAAGACGGTTTAA
- a CDS encoding 50S ribosomal protein L19 — translation MAETLILPAEIHTSQIETGMTIRVHQKIKDVTKAGAERERIQVYEGLVIAVGGSGHKTMTVRKIAERVGVEKIFPLNLPSISKIELVRKARVTKNDISFVRHNKKRLKDVKDIKLKPAKA, via the coding sequence ATGGCTGAAACCCTTATCCTTCCTGCAGAGATCCATACCTCTCAAATTGAGACAGGTATGACGATTCGCGTGCACCAGAAGATCAAAGACGTCACAAAAGCTGGCGCAGAACGTGAGCGTATCCAGGTCTACGAAGGCCTTGTTATTGCTGTTGGTGGCTCTGGTCACAAAACAATGACCGTTCGCAAAATTGCTGAACGTGTTGGCGTTGAAAAGATCTTCCCACTCAACCTCCCTTCTATCTCAAAGATTGAGCTCGTACGTAAGGCAAGAGTCACGAAAAACGACATCTCTTTTGTACGTCACAACAAGAAGCGTTTGAAAGATGTAAAAGACATCAAGCTCAAACCAGCAAAAGCGTAA
- a CDS encoding SGNH/GDSL hydrolase family protein, which yields MNALFRRIAATLSLLALFSSVPLSFVHAQQTKNIVIIGDSQGDGFKAPMKTYLESQGFRVIKTITHSGEETRSFLGAGGHLSRDGFNSISEPVYGVVVFLGGNDCGCASANGNVCQANDCGDNLQTSLASFVNTIKQKTNNIVWIGTMWSNGQPSTNGSITLNTHRATSQIQQSTLPSLGVKWYQGLNKGIDYPLDRYQAHFVDGGYAALTQCIGPLIKGALDGGNPADRECRYGITSPTENDNTNTGSTAPVTDTLGRTQEDVNRSIAARCEDTNPVFPVTLGISIGGVSQVNGLTEYINVVYRYLTSIVLVVAIVMVTYGGFRYLVSATPLGVSDGKDIIKNGIVGMV from the coding sequence ATGAACGCTCTTTTTCGCCGTATAGCGGCAACTCTTTCACTGCTCGCGCTTTTTTCTAGCGTGCCATTATCTTTTGTGCACGCGCAGCAGACAAAAAACATTGTCATCATCGGTGATAGTCAAGGAGATGGATTTAAGGCTCCGATGAAAACATACTTAGAATCACAAGGGTTCCGTGTAATTAAAACGATAACACATAGTGGCGAAGAAACGCGTTCTTTCTTGGGTGCAGGCGGCCATTTATCTCGGGATGGGTTTAACAGTATTTCTGAGCCTGTATATGGAGTTGTTGTTTTTCTTGGTGGTAATGACTGTGGGTGTGCAAGTGCTAATGGCAATGTTTGTCAGGCAAATGACTGTGGAGATAATCTTCAAACAAGTTTGGCTTCTTTTGTGAATACAATAAAGCAAAAGACGAATAATATCGTTTGGATTGGCACTATGTGGTCTAATGGTCAGCCAAGTACGAATGGCTCGATCACGCTTAATACGCATAGAGCAACTTCTCAAATCCAACAAAGCACTTTACCTAGTTTAGGAGTGAAGTGGTATCAAGGCTTAAACAAAGGAATCGATTATCCACTTGATCGTTACCAGGCACACTTTGTTGACGGCGGATACGCAGCTTTAACCCAGTGCATAGGGCCTTTAATTAAGGGCGCTTTAGATGGAGGCAACCCAGCTGATAGAGAATGCCGTTACGGAATTACTTCTCCTACTGAAAATGATAATACAAATACAGGTAGCACAGCGCCTGTCACAGATACCCTTGGTCGTACACAAGAAGACGTTAATCGTTCAATTGCTGCACGTTGTGAGGATACAAACCCTGTATTTCCGGTCACGCTTGGTATTTCTATCGGAGGCGTTTCTCAAGTAAACGGTCTCACCGAATATATTAACGTTGTTTATCGTTACCTCACTTCGATTGTCTTAGTGGTCGCTATCGTGATGGTTACGTATGGTGGTTTTCGTTACCTCGTATCCGCTACACCGCTTGGTGTTAGTGATGGCAAAGACATTATTAAAAACGGTATTGTTGGGATGGTTTAG
- a CDS encoding DsbA family protein yields the protein MAELPLKSKPRLSLPKTIGWLFLLLLVVGVLAFTRQVFDFYSGIRNGDIDPVFDRTFGSSVSNRAVSPNVSKSDLLRLQSDDAPSVGSMDAPVVIVEFLDYGCPFCKQSFEHVRQLVTDKPDEVRLIVRDFPIEYLHPGATKAAMAARCVQQIDKDKFWSYHDKLFLNQLFSDKDLTRYAQEAGVAPLLFEECLTSGRTRTAVETDIALGLQSGVQGTPTFFLNGHRVQGSLDREAFDSIIKWLEKQNTLPKTKL from the coding sequence ATGGCTGAGCTCCCTTTAAAATCTAAGCCCCGTCTCAGTCTACCTAAAACGATAGGATGGCTTTTTCTTTTATTATTGGTCGTTGGTGTGCTTGCATTTACACGTCAGGTTTTTGATTTTTATTCGGGTATACGCAATGGAGATATTGATCCTGTCTTTGACCGGACCTTTGGTTCGAGTGTCAGTAATCGCGCCGTATCACCAAATGTGAGCAAGTCAGACTTATTACGCTTGCAATCTGATGACGCTCCTTCGGTTGGTTCTATGGATGCTCCAGTGGTAATTGTTGAATTTTTAGATTATGGCTGCCCGTTTTGTAAGCAATCTTTCGAGCATGTGCGCCAGCTTGTTACCGATAAACCAGACGAAGTGCGTTTGATCGTGAGAGATTTTCCAATCGAATACCTACATCCAGGCGCAACGAAAGCTGCGATGGCTGCGCGTTGCGTACAACAAATTGATAAAGACAAGTTTTGGAGTTATCACGATAAGCTTTTTCTCAATCAATTGTTTAGCGATAAAGATTTAACTCGTTATGCTCAAGAGGCTGGTGTTGCACCACTACTCTTTGAAGAATGCCTTACATCAGGTCGTACACGTACTGCCGTAGAAACAGATATCGCCCTCGGATTGCAATCAGGTGTACAAGGGACGCCTACCTTTTTCTTAAACGGTCATCGCGTACAAGGCTCACTTGATCGTGAGGCTTTTGATTCGATCATCAAATGGTTAGAAAAACAAAACACTCTACCAAAAACAAAACTATGA
- the secG gene encoding preprotein translocase subunit SecG yields MRQTILAIVMITLSIVLTILILLQQRGSGLGAAFGGDSSVFRTKRGLEKVIFYSTIGVAVLFFGVAILNLVLA; encoded by the coding sequence ATGAGACAAACTATTCTCGCTATTGTCATGATCACCCTCTCGATCGTCTTGACGATCTTGATTCTTCTTCAGCAAAGAGGCTCTGGCCTTGGTGCTGCTTTTGGCGGTGATTCGAGTGTTTTTCGTACAAAACGTGGTCTTGAGAAGGTCATTTTCTATAGCACTATCGGTGTAGCGGTATTGTTCTTCGGTGTTGCCATTCTCAACCTCGTTCTCGCTTAA